One Natranaerovirga hydrolytica genomic region harbors:
- a CDS encoding methyl-accepting chemotaxis protein, which produces MKSIKSKLLIFITLLSVIIIFSIGYFTYSKSVEHITDNFYNETSRLTIQVENTLDNFFTRYEEGLDLISHEEHLLAFFNERERERDMFNKFQDFLNVYDSVNHIYFGSKDGGMFLEPFIDVGNDFDPRERPWYEDAVEADGIIWTSPYYDPVNDNMTISVAKPIYDANNIFTGVLSIDIDMDYVLNMISDIQIGESGYVFIADKEGTTLIHNNTDLIDETIPVEALYQAVTSEDEGMVEYTYNDSERLSVFTTLDRLGWVVAATIEASEISGQTQEILYFTLGIGLFVLSVSVIIAFFFANSITKGINHIRELMSNVKEGNFDVKAHIKSKDELKELGDDFNTMISNISVLLNNTKEVVQKVTWVSEELANASNKTKVSAEQIETTIEQITIGATEQAHDTEQGVQLIEELSNNLDDLSDNNNSIGTKIKEILSLSRKGNEVVMDLGDKNESNNTGIIKIEQAIFEMNKKTSEITTIIESIKSIAGQTNLLALNASIEAARAGEHGKGFAVVAEEIRQLAEEAQQSADNISTIIVSVKDESEHSVKVMHEVKEISSNQSNAVDNVKDTFHSLDNYIEGVTHSINQSNQFLDDLLSKKDGIVKAIENISAVSEETAASTEEINASMEEQTDSVEEVANQAENLNMLSDQLKKQINQFKVKK; this is translated from the coding sequence TTGAAATCAATTAAGTCAAAATTACTAATTTTTATTACTTTGCTTTCTGTAATTATAATATTTTCTATAGGTTATTTTACTTACAGCAAATCAGTAGAACACATCACAGACAATTTTTACAATGAAACCAGCCGTTTAACAATTCAAGTAGAAAATACGTTAGACAATTTTTTTACCAGATATGAAGAAGGCTTAGATTTAATATCACATGAAGAACACTTATTAGCATTTTTTAATGAAAGAGAACGAGAAAGAGACATGTTTAATAAGTTTCAAGACTTTTTAAATGTTTATGACAGTGTGAACCATATTTATTTTGGATCAAAAGATGGGGGAATGTTTCTAGAACCCTTTATTGATGTCGGCAATGACTTTGACCCAAGAGAAAGACCTTGGTATGAAGATGCAGTAGAAGCAGATGGCATTATATGGACCAGTCCTTATTATGATCCAGTAAATGATAATATGACCATATCTGTAGCAAAACCCATATATGATGCTAATAATATTTTTACAGGCGTATTATCCATAGATATTGATATGGATTATGTCCTTAATATGATATCAGATATTCAAATAGGGGAAAGCGGTTATGTTTTTATAGCCGATAAGGAAGGAACAACCCTTATTCATAATAATACGGATTTAATTGATGAAACCATACCTGTGGAAGCATTGTACCAAGCGGTTACATCAGAAGATGAGGGTATGGTTGAGTATACGTATAATGACAGCGAAAGATTAAGTGTATTTACCACATTAGATCGTTTAGGTTGGGTCGTTGCTGCAACAATAGAAGCTAGCGAAATAAGTGGTCAAACTCAAGAAATTTTATATTTTACACTGGGTATTGGTCTTTTTGTATTAAGCGTATCGGTGATTATTGCCTTTTTCTTTGCTAATAGCATTACAAAAGGGATCAATCATATTAGAGAATTAATGTCTAATGTAAAAGAAGGTAACTTTGATGTCAAAGCCCATATTAAATCCAAAGACGAATTAAAAGAACTAGGTGATGACTTTAATACTATGATTAGTAACATTAGTGTACTCCTTAATAATACAAAAGAAGTGGTACAAAAGGTAACATGGGTATCAGAAGAATTGGCCAATGCTTCTAATAAAACCAAAGTTTCTGCAGAGCAAATTGAAACAACCATTGAACAAATTACAATTGGTGCCACAGAACAAGCCCATGATACAGAGCAAGGCGTACAGTTAATTGAAGAATTAAGCAATAATTTAGATGATTTATCAGATAATAATAATAGTATAGGAACGAAGATAAAAGAAATATTATCTCTAAGTAGAAAAGGCAATGAAGTTGTAATGGATCTAGGCGATAAAAATGAATCCAATAACACAGGTATTATAAAAATTGAACAAGCCATATTTGAAATGAATAAGAAAACAAGTGAAATTACAACCATTATTGAAAGTATTAAAAGTATTGCTGGTCAAACCAATTTGTTAGCACTTAATGCATCCATTGAAGCAGCAAGAGCAGGAGAACACGGCAAAGGATTTGCAGTTGTAGCAGAAGAAATAAGACAATTGGCAGAAGAAGCACAACAATCAGCAGATAATATTAGTACCATTATTGTATCTGTAAAAGATGAAAGTGAGCATTCAGTTAAAGTGATGCATGAAGTCAAAGAAATATCTAGTAATCAATCCAATGCAGTTGATAATGTGAAAGACACATTCCATAGCTTAGACAATTATATTGAAGGGGTCACCCATTCCATTAATCAGTCAAACCAATTCTTAGATGATTTACTAAGTAAAAAAGACGGTATTGTTAAAGCCATAGAAAATATATCCGCTGTATCAGAAGAAACAGCTGCCTCTACTGAGGAAATTAATGCCTCTATGGAAGAGCAAACAGATTCCGTAGAAGAAGTAGCTAATCAAGCAGAAAACCTGAATATGTTAAGTGATCAATTAAAAAAACAGATTAATCAGTTTAAAGTGAAAAAATAA